Proteins from one Panthera leo isolate Ple1 chromosome D1, P.leo_Ple1_pat1.1, whole genome shotgun sequence genomic window:
- the LOC122199707 gene encoding olfactory receptor 8B3-like: protein MTPGNASSVTEFILVGLTDLSELQLPLFCLFLDMYVVTVLGNMGLIILIGLNSYLHTPMYFFLFNLSFIDLCYSSVFTPKMLMNFLSKKNIISYMGCMTQLYFFCFFVISECYALTSMAYDRYVAICNPLLYNVVMSPKVCSSLMLGSYLMAFSGAMAHTGCMLRLTFCDANTINHYLCDILPVLQLSCTSTYVNELVVFIVVGINIIVPSVTIFVSYGCILSSILRISSTEGRSKAFSTCSSHIIAVSLFFGSGAIMYLKPSSVGSMDEGKISSVFYTNVVPMMNPLIYSLRNKDVKIALRRTLGRRVF, encoded by the coding sequence ATGACTCCTGGAAATGCCTCTTCTGTGACTGAATTCATTCTGGTGGGATTAACAGACCTATCAGAACTCCAGCTTCCCCTGTTCTGCCTATTTCTAGACATGTATGTGGTCACTGTGTTGGGAAATATGGGCTTGATCATTTTAATTGGGCTGAATTCATATCtacacacccccatgtactttttccttttcaatttgtcCTTCATAGACCTCTGCTATTCTTCAGTATTTACACCAAAAATGCTGATGAATTTcctatcaaagaaaaatattatctctTATATGGGATGCATGACCCagctttactttttctgtttttttgtaatttctgaaTGTTATGCGCTGACATCAATGGCCTATgatcgctatgtggccatctgtaacCCACTTTTGTATAATGTTGTCATGTCCCCTAAAGTGTGTTCCAGCCTTATGCTTGGTTCATATTTGATGGCATTTTCGGGTGCTATGGCCCACACAGGATGCATGCTGAGACTGACCTTCTGTGATGCAAACACCATCAACCATTATTTGTGTGACATCCTCCCCGTGCTCCAGCTTTCCTGCACAAGCACCTACGTGAATGAGCTGGTGGTTTTCATCGTGGTGGGCATCAACATCATTGTGCCCAGTGTCACCATCTTTGTGTCTTATGGttgcatcctctccagcatcctcCGCATCAGCTCCACTGAGGGCAGGTCCAAAGCATTCAGCACCTGCAGTTCCCACATAATTGCTGTTTCCTTGTTCTTTGGGTCAGGTGCAATTATGTATCTTAAACCATCTTCTGTTGGGTCTATGGATGAGGGGAAAATCTCTTCTGTCTTTTATACCAATGTGGTTCCCATGATGAACCCCTTAATCTATAGTTTGAGGAACAAAGATGTTAAAATTGCTCTGAGAAGAACCCTCGGTAGGAGAGTGTTTTGA
- the LOC122199731 gene encoding olfactory receptor 145-like: MSQKRMAPTNASFVTEFILVGLTDLPDLQLPLFCLFLVMYVVTVLGNLGLITLIGLNSHLHIPMYFFLSNLSFIDLCYASVFTPKMLINFTSKKNIISYRGCMTQFYFFCFFVISECYVLTSMAYDRYVAICNPLLYNVVISPKVCSCLMLGSYLMAFSGAMAHTGCMLRLNFCDANTINHYLCDILPLLQLSCTSTYVNELVVFIVVGINIIVPSVTIFVSYGCILSSILHISSTEGRSKAFSTCSSHIIAVSLFFGSGAFTYLKPSSALSMHKGKISSVFYTSVVPMMNPLIYSLRNKDVKTALRKTLSRRRF, encoded by the exons ATGTCACAAAA AAGAATGGCTCCTACAAATGCCTCTTTTGTGACTGAATTTATCCTGGTAGGGCTAACAGACCTACCAGATCTCCAGCTCCCCCTGTTTTGCCTGTTTCTAGTCATGTATGTGGTCACTGTGTTAGGAAATTTGGGCTTGATAACTCTAATTGGGCTGAATTCACACCTACATAtccccatgtactttttcctctcCAATTTGTCCTTCATAGACCTCTGTTATGCTTCTGTGTTTACACCCAAAATGCTGATTAATTTCACATCAAAGAAGAATATTATCTCCTATAGGGGGTGCATGACCcaattctactttttttgtttttttgtcatttctgaaTGCTATGTGCTGACATCAATGGCCTATgatcgctatgtggccatctgtaacCCACTTTTGTATAATGTTGTCATATCCCCTAAAGTGTGTTCCTGTCTTATGCTTGGTTCATATTTGATGGCATTTTCGGGTGCTATGGCCCACACAGGATGCATGCTGAGACTGAACTTCTGTGATGCGAACACCATCAACCATTATTTGTGTGACATCCTCCCCCTTCTCCAGCTCTCCTGCACAAGCACCTACGTGAATGAGCTGGTGGTTTTCATCGTGGTGGGCATCAACATCATTGTGCCCAGTGTCACCATCTTTGTGTCTTATGGttgcatcctctccagcatcctcCACATCAGCTCCACTGAGGGCAGGTCCAAAGCGTTCAGCACCTGCAGTTCCCACATAATTGCTGTTTCCTTGTTCTTTGGATCAGGTGCGTTTACATATCTCAAACCGTCGTCTGCTCTGTCTATGCATAAGGGGAAAATCTCTTCTGTCTTTTATACCAGTGTGGTTCCCATGATGAACCCTTTAATCTACAGCTTGAGAAACAAAGATGTTAAAACTGCTCTGAGAAAAACCCTCAGTAGGAGAAGGTTTTGA